The proteins below come from a single Capra hircus breed San Clemente unplaced genomic scaffold, ASM170441v1, whole genome shotgun sequence genomic window:
- the LOC108634813 gene encoding LOW QUALITY PROTEIN: testis-specific Y-encoded protein 1-like (The sequence of the model RefSeq protein was modified relative to this genomic sequence to represent the inferred CDS: deleted 1 base in 1 codon), which yields MVDVATAEAGMVRKLRSCRDPKEKEAQIACCTGDWFHTPHSGGRRLAFTPRISISSEHGCPESGRRQQYHLERWRQTDTSACYTQRRIAQNSAIPEVVIKRHRAFRHPFLWPQATRNTPALASPSSPSHPAPKELVGPTGLLQPGPPSRTTCCAPKSRPFASAPARGHGQGQGERERGSEEGGSVPGPPTFLVVSPVVTPGAEATLFRVEAVKGHEALVDGEVAGIGRELQLGRELQLLAEDVVEEVEIVVEEEQQQRSSQELEEKTVEEQGQERPRGPSERQVLEVLQALAALQVELSSKHEKNRRAYVQFMHKNHQRRKCHLAPRSAIIQGICGFWAKAIINHPQVSFMISDQDKDFLGYMIDLKVQVRSHVRSHCKLIFSFGHNPYFLNTVIIKEYYLDITGYRAHRSTPVHWFWDFEWGAPSHRLDTRSLNFLKWVSGHNCPESNRIAEIISEDVWDGPLKYYPREEGSSMRGN from the exons ATGGTGGACGTGGCTACGGCAGAAGCCGGGATGGTGAGGAAGTTAAGGTCCTGCAGAGACCCGAAGGAGAAAGAGGCACAGATTGCCTGCTGCACTGGAGACTGGTTCCACACAC CTCACTCAGGAGGACGAAGACTTGCCTTCACGCCAAGGATAAGCATCTCTTCTGAGCATGGGTGTCCAGAGAGTGGCAGACGGCAACAGTACCATTTAGAGAGATGGAGACAAACAGACACCAGCGCCTGTTACACGCAGAGAAGGATTGCCCAAAACAGTGCTATACCAGAAGTAGTGATAAAGAGACACAGA GCTTTCCGGCACCCCTTTCTTTGGCCTCAGGCCACCCGCAACACACCAGCTCTCGCCTCCCCATCATCCCCCTCACACCCTGCCCCCAAAGAGCTAGTGGGTCCCACAGGTTTACTGCAGCCTGGGCCGCCATCACGCACGACTTGCTGTGCTCCTAAATCGCGTCCCTTTGCATCTGCCCCAGCTCGGGGTCACGGGCAAGGCCAAGGGGAGCGTGAGAGGGGGTCAGAGGAAGGCGGGAGCGTCCCCGGACCCCCGACCTTCTTAGTTGTGAGCCCGG TTGTCACACCAGGCGCAGAGGCCACCCTCTTCAGGGTGGAGGCGGTGAAGGGCCACGAGGCGCTGGTGGACGGAGAGGTGGCGGGGATCGGGCGGGAGCTCCAGCTA GGGCGGGAGCTCCAGCTACTTGCGGAAGACGTCGTGGAGGAGGTGGAGATTGTGGTGGAGGAGGAGCAGCAACAGCGGTCCTCccaggagctggaggagaagACGGTGGAGGAGCAGGGCCAGGAAAGACCCAGAGGCCCGAGTGAGCGCCAGGTGCTAGAGGTCCTTCAGGCACTGGCTGCCCTACAGGTGGAACTGAGCTCTAAGCATGAGAAGAACCGCAGGGCCTATGTTCAGTTCATGCACAAGAACCATCAGAGGAGGAAGTGTCACTTGGCTCCGAGGAGCGCCATCATCCAGGGCATCTGTGGCTTCTGGGCCAAAGCT ATTATAAACCACCCTCAAGTTTCCTTCATGATCAGCGaccaagataaagactttctTGGCTACATGATCGACTTGAAG GTGCAGGTGCGGAGCCATGTGCGGTCCCACTGCAAGCTGATCTTTTCATTTGGGCACAACCCCTACTTCTTGAACACTGTGATCATTAAGGAatattaccttgacatcactg GGTATAGGGCACATCGTTCCACTCCAGTCCACTGGTTCTGGGACTTTGAATGGGGAGCACCCAGCCACAGGCTGGACACCAGGAGCCTTAACTTTCTCAAGTGGGTGTCAGGCCACAACTGCCCAGAATcgaacaggattgctga GATCATCAGCGAAGATGTGTGGGATGGTCCCCTGAAGTACTACCCCAGGGAGGAAGGTTCGTCCATGAGAGGTAA